From Paralcaligenes sp. KSB-10:
CGCTGCCGCGCAAGCCGGCGGCGTGGTCGGGCGCATTGCGTGGGGTGTGTTTGCCGACCGCTGGGGCCGGCCCATGTGTCTGCTTGGCCTGATGGCCGTGGGCATGGGGGCGGCTGCGGTTGCGACGGGGCGTTTCACGCCGCAGTGGCCGGCCGTGTCGGTTGCCCTGGTGTGCGTGGCCTTCGGTGCTACTGCGATCGGCTGGAACGGCGTCTACCTTGCGGAGGTGGCACGCTTCGCTCCCCCCGGCAAGGCCGGCGACGCTACGGGCGGAGCCCTGGTATTCACCTACGCCGGCGTTCTCTTTGGTCCGCCGGCGTTCACGTTTCTCATTGAAGGAGGCGTGAGCTATGCGTCGGCGTTCGTGGTGCTCGCCATGCCGGCGGTTGCCTGCGGGTTATGGCTGTTTTGGCGGGATGGGCATCGAAAGGAGTCCGGGCGCGGCGCGCCCGGCAAACCGGAGAACGGATGATGGATCGGTCTTACTTGTTTGTGCCGGGCAATCGGCCGGAGCGATTCGACAAGGCATATGGCGCGGGAGCGCACGCGGTGGTCGTGGACCTGGAAGACGCGGTGGGTCCGGCCGACAAGGCGGCCGCAAGAGCGGCGGCGCGTGCCTGGCTCACAGCAGAGAAACCCGTATGGCTGCGCATCAACGGCCCTGAAAGCGAGTGGTTTGCCAGCGATCTCGACATGGTGGCGCTTGTCGGAGTGAAGGGCGTGATGCTTCCAAAGGCCGAGGACGCCGCAGCCATCGCCGAAATCCGTGGCCGGATGCGTGCGGGCGCGCGCATCATCCCGCTCATCGAGTCGGCTTTGGGCCTGTGGCGAGCCGAGGCTATCGCTTGCGCGGAAGGCGTCGAGCGCCTCGCTTTCGGGTCCGTCGATTTCCAGCTGGACACCGGAATTACCGGCGAGGGCGAGGAGCTTCTCTTCGCGCGTTCGCAACTCGTGCTTGTCTCGCGGGTGGCGGGCCGCCTTGCGCCGGTGGATGGCGTGACGGTCGCCCTGGACGACGATGCCGTGCTGCGCGAAGACGTGAAGCGCGCGCGGTCCCTCGGTTTTGGGGGCAAGCTCTGCATTCACCCGAAGCAGGTGGCAGGCGTGAACGAGGGCTTTCGGGCCTCCGATGCGGACCTTGCATGGGCCCGTCGCGTTCTCGAAGTGGCAGACGCCGCTGCCAATAGCGCGGTTCGTCTCGATGGCAAGCTTATCGATCGGCCGATCATAGATCGGGCGCGCGCAATCCTCGCCACTGTGGAAGAGCCGTGATATCAAGCTGAGCCAGCCTCGTTTCCGAGCGCCTGGGAAGGTTCATGCCACTGGGAATATGTGCCATGTTTTACGCCCTGAATGCTCAGATACGACATGGGTTCTTCGTCCGTCGCGCCATGGCGATGCGCCTCGTCCGGCGCCAGCCATACCACGTCGCCGGCATTGGCGCGGAAGATGCCTCCGCCTTCGCGCTGAACCAGGCAAACCCCCGAAAGAATATACAAGGTCTGCCCCAGGGGATGGCTATGCCAGTGGGTCCACGTCCCGGCTGCGTAATGGGCTTTCATCACGGTATTTTCGTGATCGGCCTGCGATGACAAAAACATTTGCGTAGCAAGCTTACCGGTGGCGATACCCGCGTCGGCCGGTATGGCGCGTACGTCCCAATCGTATACGACTGTCAGCAATGCAGGCAATTTCAGGCCAGTCATGATATGTCCTCCTCTGTCGCACCTTCGAGCATTTGCGCCAGGCCTTTTCCAAATGACCACTCATCGCGCCGCGAGGTCGAAATAATGACCATGATGTCGTCGGGACGGATGCCAGGATTTGCCTCCAGGCGGCGGGCCAGCGTTTGGAAAAAGCGTTTTTTCGTTTCCGTGGAACGCGGCTTGCCGGTTGTCAGGGCGATATAGACAAGATCCGCACTCCGATCCATATCCATGTAGTGCGGATCGAAAATAATGTCGTCCTGGTCGTGCTGGTGGATCACCTGGAATCTGTCGTTGGGCGGCACGTCGAACGACTCGACCAGCGCGGCATGCAACTGATCGCTTAGGGCCCGCAGGTAATCGCGCGATTTGCCCCGCGCCAGTGAAATTCGTGCAAAAGGCATGATAATTTCTCCGTGAAAAGTGTTGATGCAGGAATCTTATAGCGCTATATTGTTTTAATAAATCAAATTATTATTCATTGATAGTTCAGTATTTTGGAATTGATATGGCCTTACATAACCTGGATATCAACGCGCTGCGCACGTTCGAAACCGGCATGGCGCTGGGCACCTTCGCCAAAGCATCCGATCGCATCGGGCGTTCGCCGGCCGCCGTCAGTGCCCAGTTGAAAAAGCTCGAGCAGCAGACCGGCGTCGCACTTTTCCAGAAAGTCGGCCGCAGACTGGCACTGACCGAAGCAGGCGAAACCCTGCTTAGCTACGCACGCCAAATTTTGGCGGCCAACGATGCGGCGCTAACCGCCATACACAGCACGCAAGCTCGAGGCAAAGTCCGCCTGGGGCTGCAGGAAGACCTGGGGGAACGAGTATTGACCGATGTGCTGGGGCGGTTCGCCCGAGCCCACCGCGGCATGCGTATCGAAACCCGCGTATGCCGCAACGCCGAACTGATGGAGCGTGTAAATCGCGGCGAACTGGATTTGGCCGTTGTGTGGGGCGATGGCGGGGCCGCGCCCTATCGCGAAAAGCTGGCCGAATTGCCTATGATCTGGATAGGCGGCGTCAATAGTCCGGCGCCCGATCCGGGCAGCGCGGCCGAGCCCTTGCAACTAGTCGCGTTCGAAAACCAATGCCTGTTCAAGACGGCCGCGATGGAAGCACTGAGCAAGACCGGAATAGACTGGGGTGTGTCGTTTACAAGCTCCAGCCTGAATGGCCTGCTGGCCGCAGTCGCCGCTGGACTGGGTATTACCATCCGCACTTCCATTGGGCTGCCGCCGCAGGTTAGGGGCCTTAGTCCGTCAATGAGTCGCCTGCCGCGTCTACCCAAAGTCGAACTGACCATGATCGCCGCCCGCCCTGATCACGAGGCTGCCGTGGCGTTCCTGATCAATGCCTTGCGCACCGCCATCCAGGATTATCTGTTGTGATAACTCTGAAATCCGTCGTGGTAGGTGCCATTTTTTGCGGAATACATGGCCTTGTCGGCGTGTTTGAGGAGTTGTTGCTCGCCGTCCCCATGATCTGGATAGAGCGCGATCCCGATGCTCGGCACGATGTTCAGGTCGTGGCCATCTATGCTGATGGGGTGGCTTAGCTCGCTGCGGATTTTTTCCGCCACCAGCGCCGCCTGCTCAGGTAATGAGGTATGTTGGAGCAGCACCACAAACTCGTCGCCGCCGACACGGGCGACTGTATCCGATTCGCGCACGCAGTGCTTCAGGCGCTCGGCAACCTTTTGCAGCAATAAGTCTCCGACGGCATGGCCCAGGGTATCGTTGACTTGCTTGAATTTGTCCAGATCAATGTAAAGCAGGGAAAATCGCCCTTGCTCGCGTCGCGCCGTTGCCAGCGCGACTTTCAGACGATCGTACAGAAGCCCGCGGTTGGGGAGAACGGTCAGTTGATCGTACTGCGCCATGTGCCGCAGTCGAACCTGCATTTGTTGACGCTCGATGACGGTGGCAATCTGAGTCGAGACGAACTGCAGCAGCTCCTGATCTTTTTCGCTGTAGCATACGCCGCCTGGATAGCTTTTGACCACCAGCACTCCGATTGTGCCCTTGTGCGATTTGAGCGGGACACCCAGCCAGCAGAGCGGGTTCGTGCCGACGGAGACTTGCAGCTCCTCCAGGCGAGTGGTCATTGTCTCTGGAGTCAGCAGAAGCGGTTGTCCGGTACGGATAATCTCTGCGCAGAGCGTTCCCGCGGCGGGTTCGGACGGCTTGGGTGTTTGCTCGCGCTCATCCACGTAATATGGAAAACTCAGTTGGCCTGTTTCTTTGTCGTACAGCGTAACGGAAAAATTATCCGCATGCAGCAGCGCGCCGACGATCTGGTGAATGCGTTTAAACAGTGTGGGCAGATCCTCGGCGGCGTACGCGGCTTCGGAAATGGAATAGAGCGCCGCCTGCATGGACTCGGCTCGTTTGCGTTCGGTGATGTCACGCGCAACCCCGATCCGCAATTGGTCGGCCGCCGACCAGCGCGCCGACCACATGATGTGGACGACTTGCCCATCTTTGCGAATGTAACGGTTCTCAAAATGCAGTTGAGGGCGGCCCGACATGACGTCGTTCACCGAGTTCCTGGTCATCTCGCGATCTTCCGGCAGCATCATGTCGAACATGTTTTTGCCGATCATTTCTTGCGGCGTATACCCAAAAATACGCTCGCACGCGGCGCTGGCGAAAACGACACGGGCATCGACATCGACCCCAAAGACGGCATCCATCAGGAGGTCGATGAAGCTGGCCAGCGGCGTGTAGATGTTCGTTTCCATGGGGAAATTATAATGAGGTGATCCAGCCAACGCTTGTTAGACGCTATTGAACCTCATTTCGTGGCCCATCGACAACACTAAGGCTGCGAACGGTACCAAGCCAGGCCGGCCAGGGCCAGCGCATCGATGGAGTCGGTAATTGCCACGCCCAGCCCGACGCGCAACGGATGCGGCAGCGCCAGAGGCAGTTCCGTGCAGCCCAGCACGACCGCGTCCACGCCCTGCTCGCGCAAATACGCGACGCACGCAAGGGCGGGGTGGAGCGCTTCGGCCAAACGATTGTTTTTGACCAGGCGTATCGAATCGGCGCAGCCACCCTCTATCAGCGCGGCAGGGGGTATTACCGGCTCATAGCCTTGTGCCCGCAGTTCGTGTTGATACAGCCCCAGCCTTAACGTAGTGGCGGTGCCCAATACCCCGATGCGGCCTTTGGCGATACCCTGGCGGCGCAAATCGTCGATCACCGCCTGCACAATGTGCAGTACCGGCACATGGGTCGATGCGGCAAGCTGTTCGTACCATAGATGCGCTGTGTTGCAGGGAATCACCAGCGCGCGGGCACCCGCTTCCACCAACCGTTTTACGCCATTTTCCATCCATGGCAGCGGGTCCTCGCCATGTCCCGCGTGCCCGGCGGGGCGATCCGGCACGCGGGGATCATTCCATAAGATCGCGGGAATATGCTGCTGGTCGCATTGGCTTTCGGTCAGGGCAATCAGACGCTCCATGAACGTGGCCCCTGCCAGAGGCCCCATACCGCCCAGCACGCCCAGGAAATGGCCTTCGAATTGATTATTGGTCATGGTATAGCTTCAGTAGCGCCCCGATCACCATCGTCAGGGCGACCCGCTTCGCGGACAAGAAATTGTCGCATGCCGGTGGCTCGGACGACTTGAAAGGGAAAGCCGTGGTTTTCACATCGGCATCAGCTATATCAGGTGCTTGAAGTCCGGCCTTATTATTTGGCGGCCCGGCCGGTCAAGCCCTGGGTGTTTTGTCAAAAACGGCCCGATAGCCGAACAGGCCTGCGGAACCTCCGGTGTGGATGAACACCACGTTTTCGCCCTTCTTGAAATGGCCGGAACGGATCAGGCCGATCAGTCCAGCCATGCCTTTGCCCGAATAAACCGGGTCGAGCAATATGGCTTCGAGTTCAGCGGTCAGGCGCACTGCCTCGATCATCGAGTCGGTTGGAATGCCGTAACCCTCGCCTACGAAGTCCGAATTGGCGACGATGTCGGCGCGCTCCACCGACGATGCGGGCAGCCTCATGTAATCGAGGGTGGACTGCACCAGTTTCCATACGTTTTCTTCCTGCTTCTGCTTGGGTGCGCGTACGCTGACGCCATAGACGGGAATCCCGCTATTGCTTGCGCGCAGGCCAACGACCAGGCCGGCCTGAGTGCCGGTGCTTCCGGTTGCGTGAACCACATGATCAATACGCATACCGGTTTCAAAAGACTGATTCAGCAGTTCTTGGGCGCAAGCCACGTAACCGAGTGCGCCAACAGGCGTGGATCCGCCGCCGGGAATGACGTAGGGCTTGCCGCCGGCGCTGCGCAATTCCGTGGCCAGCGACTCCATGGCCTGTTGCATGTCGGTGCCCGAGGGCAGGCGCGCGACGATCTCACCGCCCATCAAGCCATCGAGCATGACATTGCCCGAATGCTCGTAATCGTCGGTGGCGTCGCTTACTCGCTGTTCGAGCAGAATCTTGCACTTCATGCCCACGCGGGCCGCGGCAGCAATGGTTTGACGTGCATGGTTGGACTGCACCGCGCCTTGCGTAATCAGGGTGTCCGCACCCTCTGCAATCGCCTGCGCCACCAGAAATTCGAGTTTGCGCGTCTTGTTCCCACCCGTCGCTAGACCCGTGCAATCATCGCGCTTGATATATATATTCGGCCCATCGAGATGCCGGGTCAGGTTCGGCATGAATTCAAGCGGTGTGGGGAAGTGTCCCAAACGTACGCGGGGATAGGCGGCAAGCTGCAACATTGTGAACTCCTGGATAGAAAGTGGCCCTTATCATATATGGAGATAATGACGTTGCCCAATGCTATGTTTTTAGAGCATTATGTCTTTTTTGCATAGGCAGGGCAGGCCGATGAAACAACTCTGGATCGAAGATTTCCTGACACTGGTCGAGGCAGGCACTTTTTCCCGTGCCGCGAAGCTGCGCCATGTGACCCAGCCGGCATTTTCCCGTCGTATACAGCTGCTTGAAGCATGGCTGGGTGTGGAACTGGTCGATCGCAGCATTCAACCCATGCGCCTGACCGCTGTAGCCGAACGGCATGTTCCGGCATTTCGCGCACTATTGCGCGACCTCGGCCAGTTGCGCAGCCGCATGCAATCCGAGCATAACGGTTCGGCACGGATCGTACTTGCCACGCAGCACTCCCTGACCATGACGCGGCTGCCCGCTTTGCTGGAATTGCTGATCCAGAACCACGGCCCAAGGATCGATTTCAATGTGCGTTCGGAAAACCGCGACGAATGCGTGGCGCTTTTCATGCGTGGCGAAGCCGACCTGTTGTTGTGCATGGAAGAAAAAGACGATTCCCTGTACAAGCTGGTACCCGAGTCTTTGCGCTTGCCATTCGGGCAAGAAAAATTGGTGCCGCTGAGCGTGCCCGGAAAGAAGGGAAGGGCATTACATGCGCCGCGAGCCGGAAAGCCGCTTAATCTATTGGCGTTCCCTCCGGACAGTTTCCTGGGCCGAGTTATGCATGAGCGGATTTTCAACACATTATTGCATCACCACAATGTTGAAATCGTCCACGAATCGGTTTTTCTGGCCGGGGTAAAGGAAATGTTGCTGGCCGGCCTGGGCATGGCCTGGCTGCCCGAAAGCCTTGTCGAACGCGAGCTGAAATCCGGGGCTCTGGTCACCTTGACCGCCTTGGGCGGTGTATTCAAACCCGTCACATTGCAGTTGGGCCTGTATCGCGGCCCCCATTCCAGCTATCCCGAAGCCATGGACCGAATCTGGACAATGTTGAGCAAATCGAAAGGCCAAGCGGCGATTGCCAATTAGGTTTGACTTGAACAGAATGGCCAAGGCAATGGCGTCAATAACACGCGGCAGATACGCGGGCGATATGCGCAATAGCTGCGCGAGACAAGGCTTGCCCGTTGCTCCAGACTAGTTTTCTGGAATTATGGGCAAGGTACGATGCACGGTGCCGCCTAGTGCGTCGACCGCCACGATCACGGGCATGTTGTGAACTTCGAATTCGTAGATGGCTTCCATGCCCAGGTCATCGAATGCAACGACGCGGGCGGAACGCACAGCCTTTGAAATTAGATACGCGGCACCACCCACCGCCGTTAAGTAGGCTGATTTGGCGTGCTTTATGGCCGCAATAGCTGTTGCGCCGCGCTCGGCTTTTCCTATGGTCGCCAGCAGCCCGGTTTTCTCGAGCAGCGCGGGCATGAATTTATCCATGCGGGTGGCGGTGGTGGGGCCGGCCGGGCCAACCGCTTCGTTGCCAACCGGATCGACAGGGCCTGTGTAGTAGATGGCCCGATTGCGCAGATCGACAGGCAGAGGAAGGTTTTTCTCAAGCAGATCGGCAAGACGTTTGTGCGCGGCATCGCGCGCGGTCAGCAATGTACCTGAAAGCATCAGCGCATCACCGGCGCGCCAGCTTGCTACTTGTGCCTGAGTCAATGTATTCAGGTTCACAGACTTGCCGTTCTGCATTGGCAGCGCATCGGGCACGTCATCCCAGAGCGCCGGGTCGGGGGGAGTGAAGGTGGCGGGCCCCGATCCGGTCAATAAAAAGGAGGTGAAGCGGGTGGCTGCGCAGTTGGGCACAATCGCCACCGGAAGCAGCGCCGCATGAGAGGGCGCTTGCTCTATTTTTATATCAAGTACCGTTGTCAGCCCCCCCAGTCCCTGGGCTCCAATACCCAGGGCATTGATGCGTTCGAAGAGTTCGAGCCGCAGCGAATCCACATTGTTTTTAGGTTCGTGTTGCCGCAGTTCGTGCATATTTATCGGGGCGAATAAAGACCGTTTGGCCATGAACATGGCCTGTTCCGGACTGCCGCCTATGCCAACGCCAAGAACTCCCGGCGGGCACCACCCGGCTCCCATTCCAGGCAATTGATTGACTATCCAGTCGGAAATCGAATCGCTGGGATTGAGCATGGCGTAACGCGCCTTGACATCGCCGCCGCCGCCTTTGGCGGCTACAAGCACTTCCAGCGTATTGCCTTCCACCAGCTCTGTGTGAACGATGGCCGGTGTATTGTTGCCGGTGTTGATCCGGCTACCCAATGGCCCATGGATCATGGACGCCCGCAAGGGATTGGCCGCGCAGGTATAGGCTTCGGCCACCGCCTGATTGGCCAGTGCCTGCAGGCTGCGTGTGCCGCCGGTGTGGCCGGTGTCTTGAATGCGCGCGTCCATGCCCATCCGGAAGAATACATGAGTCACGCCTGTATCTTGGCAGATCGGACGATGGGCGTGGGCGCAGAGTTTGCTGTTGATGAGCAATTGGAGCAGAGCGTTTCGGGCCGGCGCGTGCGTTTCCGATTTATATGCCTGTTTAATGGCAAGGAGGAAATCGGTGGGGTGATAGTAGCTGACGTACTGCAGTGCGTCAGCAATGCTTTTGATCACATCGTCGGCTTTTATGCTTTGTGTAGCCATGTTATATGAGGCCGTCAGGGTGAGGCATTTCTATTTAAGGCTGATGCCGGCTTTCTTGATGACTTCCGCCCAGCGCGCGCCTTCGTCAATAGTGAATTGCTGGAAAGCCTTGGGTGCATAGTCGGCGTCCGGGAGCAGGAGTATGCCCTGGTCGGCCATCTTCTGAGTAAAGCTCTTGTCTTGCATCGCACGTCCATAGGCTTGGTATAGCGTTTGTATTACCTTGTCGGGAGTGCCTTTGGGTGCATACAAGCCATACCATGTGGATACCTGGAAGCCAGGGATGGCACTTTCCTTTAGTGTGGGGACGTTGGGGAACTGCTCCATGCGATTGGCAGCCGTCAAGGCCAGAGCGCGTACCTTCTTCCCTTGGGTCTGGGGCAGTGCCGTGTTTGTCTGGTCGAACATGGCATCCACCTGGCCGCCGATAAGGTCATTGAGCGCCGGCCCCGCTCCCTTATACGCAATGGGTTGAATCTGTATCCCGGCTTTGCTGGCGAACATGGCGGCTACCAGATGCGAGGTGGAGCCCACACCGGCGTTGCCGAAATTGAGCCGCTCAGGGTTTTTCTTGCCGAAGGCAATCAGCCCGTCGACGGTTTTATAGGGCGATTTTTCGCCGACGAGCAAGACTAAAGGCGTATCCGGAAAGCGAAAGACTGCTTCGAAGTCTTTGGTGGGGCTGTAGGGCAGTTTGGGGTACAGGGACGGTGCGGCAGCCATGTAACCGATGTGGCCCACCAGAAAGGTATAGCCGTCGGGCTCCGCCCGCGATGCTTTGGCGGCGCCTATGGTGCCTCCGGCGCCAGGCACATTCTCCACCAATATGGTTTCCTTGAGTTCCTGCGATACCTTGTTGGCGATATTACGCGCCATGGCGTCGGTAGGGCCTCCAGCGGAAAATGGAACAATCCATGTAATGGCGTGGTTTGGATAGTTTTCCGCCGCGTGGACGGCAAAAATCGGATTAAGCAATATCGTGGCGGCTACAGCCGCAATTCGTTTTTTCATGGTTGTCTTCCTCGTCTTTTGGCAGGTGTATGAATGCAATGCTCAGGGGCGGTCGAAGTTGCGCATTCTGTCGACCATTTGTGGTGCGCAACCCAGGTAATTCAATGGGTTGCACAAATCCTCGATACTTTTTTTGTCCATCCGCGAGGAAATGGCCGGTTCGTCGCAGAGGACGTCGGATAGCTGAAGGCCTGTCTTGGCGGCCTTGCGGCAGGCGTCGTACACCACATCGTGCGCCGTCTGGCGGCCGATGTGCGGTGCCAGGCCCATCATTACCGCTTCGGCGACAATCAGGCCGCCAGACAGATCCAGGTTGCTGCGCATGCGCGCGGCATCAACCTCCAGGCCGCCCAGCATGAATTTCGCTTGATGCAATGAACCGGCTGTGAGTACGAAGGCTTCGGGAATCGTCGACCATTCAATGTGCCAGGGCCCCGTCGCACGCTCAAAGTCGTGCAAC
This genomic window contains:
- a CDS encoding D-cysteine desulfhydrase yields the protein MLQLAAYPRVRLGHFPTPLEFMPNLTRHLDGPNIYIKRDDCTGLATGGNKTRKLEFLVAQAIAEGADTLITQGAVQSNHARQTIAAAARVGMKCKILLEQRVSDATDDYEHSGNVMLDGLMGGEIVARLPSGTDMQQAMESLATELRSAGGKPYVIPGGGSTPVGALGYVACAQELLNQSFETGMRIDHVVHATGSTGTQAGLVVGLRASNSGIPVYGVSVRAPKQKQEENVWKLVQSTLDYMRLPASSVERADIVANSDFVGEGYGIPTDSMIEAVRLTAELEAILLDPVYSGKGMAGLIGLIRSGHFKKGENVVFIHTGGSAGLFGYRAVFDKTPRA
- a CDS encoding aspartate/glutamate racemase family protein; protein product: MTNNQFEGHFLGVLGGMGPLAGATFMERLIALTESQCDQQHIPAILWNDPRVPDRPAGHAGHGEDPLPWMENGVKRLVEAGARALVIPCNTAHLWYEQLAASTHVPVLHIVQAVIDDLRRQGIAKGRIGVLGTATTLRLGLYQHELRAQGYEPVIPPAALIEGGCADSIRLVKNNRLAEALHPALACVAYLREQGVDAVVLGCTELPLALPHPLRVGLGVAITDSIDALALAGLAWYRSQP
- a CDS encoding cupin domain-containing protein, coding for MTGLKLPALLTVVYDWDVRAIPADAGIATGKLATQMFLSSQADHENTVMKAHYAAGTWTHWHSHPLGQTLYILSGVCLVQREGGGIFRANAGDVVWLAPDEAHRHGATDEEPMSYLSIQGVKHGTYSQWHEPSQALGNEAGSA
- a CDS encoding LysR family transcriptional regulator — protein: MKQLWIEDFLTLVEAGTFSRAAKLRHVTQPAFSRRIQLLEAWLGVELVDRSIQPMRLTAVAERHVPAFRALLRDLGQLRSRMQSEHNGSARIVLATQHSLTMTRLPALLELLIQNHGPRIDFNVRSENRDECVALFMRGEADLLLCMEEKDDSLYKLVPESLRLPFGQEKLVPLSVPGKKGRALHAPRAGKPLNLLAFPPDSFLGRVMHERIFNTLLHHHNVEIVHESVFLAGVKEMLLAGLGMAWLPESLVERELKSGALVTLTALGGVFKPVTLQLGLYRGPHSSYPEAMDRIWTMLSKSKGQAAIAN
- a CDS encoding fumarate hydratase; translated protein: MATQSIKADDVIKSIADALQYVSYYHPTDFLLAIKQAYKSETHAPARNALLQLLINSKLCAHAHRPICQDTGVTHVFFRMGMDARIQDTGHTGGTRSLQALANQAVAEAYTCAANPLRASMIHGPLGSRINTGNNTPAIVHTELVEGNTLEVLVAAKGGGGDVKARYAMLNPSDSISDWIVNQLPGMGAGWCPPGVLGVGIGGSPEQAMFMAKRSLFAPINMHELRQHEPKNNVDSLRLELFERINALGIGAQGLGGLTTVLDIKIEQAPSHAALLPVAIVPNCAATRFTSFLLTGSGPATFTPPDPALWDDVPDALPMQNGKSVNLNTLTQAQVASWRAGDALMLSGTLLTARDAAHKRLADLLEKNLPLPVDLRNRAIYYTGPVDPVGNEAVGPAGPTTATRMDKFMPALLEKTGLLATIGKAERGATAIAAIKHAKSAYLTAVGGAAYLISKAVRSARVVAFDDLGMEAIYEFEVHNMPVIVAVDALGGTVHRTLPIIPEN
- a CDS encoding bifunctional diguanylate cyclase/phosphodiesterase, with translation METNIYTPLASFIDLLMDAVFGVDVDARVVFASAACERIFGYTPQEMIGKNMFDMMLPEDREMTRNSVNDVMSGRPQLHFENRYIRKDGQVVHIMWSARWSAADQLRIGVARDITERKRAESMQAALYSISEAAYAAEDLPTLFKRIHQIVGALLHADNFSVTLYDKETGQLSFPYYVDEREQTPKPSEPAAGTLCAEIIRTGQPLLLTPETMTTRLEELQVSVGTNPLCWLGVPLKSHKGTIGVLVVKSYPGGVCYSEKDQELLQFVSTQIATVIERQQMQVRLRHMAQYDQLTVLPNRGLLYDRLKVALATARREQGRFSLLYIDLDKFKQVNDTLGHAVGDLLLQKVAERLKHCVRESDTVARVGGDEFVVLLQHTSLPEQAALVAEKIRSELSHPISIDGHDLNIVPSIGIALYPDHGDGEQQLLKHADKAMYSAKNGTYHDGFQSYHNR
- a CDS encoding CoA ester lyase, with the protein product MMDRSYLFVPGNRPERFDKAYGAGAHAVVVDLEDAVGPADKAAARAAARAWLTAEKPVWLRINGPESEWFASDLDMVALVGVKGVMLPKAEDAAAIAEIRGRMRAGARIIPLIESALGLWRAEAIACAEGVERLAFGSVDFQLDTGITGEGEELLFARSQLVLVSRVAGRLAPVDGVTVALDDDAVLREDVKRARSLGFGGKLCIHPKQVAGVNEGFRASDADLAWARRVLEVADAAANSAVRLDGKLIDRPIIDRARAILATVEEP
- a CDS encoding LysR substrate-binding domain-containing protein encodes the protein MALHNLDINALRTFETGMALGTFAKASDRIGRSPAAVSAQLKKLEQQTGVALFQKVGRRLALTEAGETLLSYARQILAANDAALTAIHSTQARGKVRLGLQEDLGERVLTDVLGRFARAHRGMRIETRVCRNAELMERVNRGELDLAVVWGDGGAAPYREKLAELPMIWIGGVNSPAPDPGSAAEPLQLVAFENQCLFKTAAMEALSKTGIDWGVSFTSSSLNGLLAAVAAGLGITIRTSIGLPPQVRGLSPSMSRLPRLPKVELTMIAARPDHEAAVAFLINALRTAIQDYLL
- a CDS encoding tautomerase family protein produces the protein MPFARISLARGKSRDYLRALSDQLHAALVESFDVPPNDRFQVIHQHDQDDIIFDPHYMDMDRSADLVYIALTTGKPRSTETKKRFFQTLARRLEANPGIRPDDIMVIISTSRRDEWSFGKGLAQMLEGATEEDIS
- a CDS encoding tripartite tricarboxylate transporter substrate binding protein, with the translated sequence MKKRIAAVAATILLNPIFAVHAAENYPNHAITWIVPFSAGGPTDAMARNIANKVSQELKETILVENVPGAGGTIGAAKASRAEPDGYTFLVGHIGYMAAAPSLYPKLPYSPTKDFEAVFRFPDTPLVLLVGEKSPYKTVDGLIAFGKKNPERLNFGNAGVGSTSHLVAAMFASKAGIQIQPIAYKGAGPALNDLIGGQVDAMFDQTNTALPQTQGKKVRALALTAANRMEQFPNVPTLKESAIPGFQVSTWYGLYAPKGTPDKVIQTLYQAYGRAMQDKSFTQKMADQGILLLPDADYAPKAFQQFTIDEGARWAEVIKKAGISLK